From the genome of Cytobacillus firmus, one region includes:
- a CDS encoding Dps family protein → MSKELVQAVNQQVANWTVLYVKLHNYHWYIKGKNFFTLHAKFEELYNEANVHVDELAERILALEAKPVATMKEVLETSSLKEATGKENEEQMVQSVVDDFEKMVDELQEAIELAEEAKDEGTGDMLIAVKQSLKKHIWMLKAYLG, encoded by the coding sequence ATGAGTAAAGAATTAGTACAAGCTGTTAACCAGCAAGTAGCAAACTGGACAGTTCTATATGTAAAGCTTCACAATTACCATTGGTATATTAAAGGGAAAAACTTTTTTACCCTTCATGCAAAATTTGAAGAGCTGTATAATGAAGCTAACGTACATGTAGATGAACTGGCTGAGAGAATCCTTGCTCTTGAGGCTAAACCGGTTGCAACGATGAAGGAAGTCCTGGAGACCAGTTCCCTTAAAGAAGCGACAGGAAAAGAAAATGAGGAACAAATGGTTCAATCTGTCGTTGACGACTTTGAAAAAATGGTGGACGAGCTTCAGGAAGCAATCGAGCTTGCAGAAGAAGCCAAAGATGAAGGAACAGGCGACATGCTGATTGCTGTAAAGCAAAGCTTGAAAAAACATATCTGGATGCTTAAAGCATACCTTGGATAA
- the ytzI gene encoding YtzI protein, translating to MYTVLVISIIIVIVVLLLSVITTSKAYQFKHTVDPIDPLPDSGKEQKEANEEQEDNQNRS from the coding sequence ATGTATACGGTATTAGTCATATCGATCATTATCGTGATTGTGGTTCTGCTGCTTAGCGTCATTACTACTTCAAAGGCTTACCAATTCAAGCATACGGTAGACCCGATTGATCCGCTTCCTGACAGCGGCAAGGAACAAAAAGAGGCTAACGAGGAGCAAGAAGATAACCAAAACCGTTCGTAA
- the cls gene encoding cardiolipin synthase, producing the protein MDIYSMMLTVFLVLNIILAVFVIFLERRDAGATWAWLMVLFFIPLLGFFMYLFFGQNLTRRKMFQWEDRKKIGIDELLNSQIRGIKEKDFHFRNEIIEKYKDLIYMHLVNNDAVLTQDNEVRIFTDGKEKFNSLVDDIKSATDHIHLQYYIFKRDNLGKSLITLLTEKAREGVKVRLLYDELGSRSLHKRAFKELIAAGGEIEAFFPSRLHFINLRINYRNHRKIAIIDGRIGYVGGFNVGDEYLGLNPKFGYWRDTHLRIRGSAVHSLQTRFILDWNQASHRHDIFYAPEFFPLCESQDSVGMQIVTSGPDSEWEQIKNGYIKMISSARKSIYIQTPYFIPDASLLDALKIAALSGVEVNIMIPNKPDHMFVYWATYSYIGEMLKVNANIYIYENGFIHAKTLIVDEKVSSVGTANIDVRSFRLNFEVNAFIYDQDVSKELTESFKEDVQLSANLSAGDYRNRPLKIKLKESISRLLSPIL; encoded by the coding sequence ATGGATATATACTCCATGATGCTTACAGTATTTTTAGTATTAAATATTATCCTGGCTGTGTTTGTTATCTTTCTGGAGCGAAGGGATGCAGGCGCCACATGGGCATGGCTCATGGTTTTATTCTTTATTCCTCTTCTTGGTTTTTTCATGTACCTCTTCTTTGGACAGAATTTAACCCGAAGAAAGATGTTCCAATGGGAAGACCGCAAAAAAATTGGAATTGATGAACTGCTGAACAGCCAAATCAGAGGAATTAAGGAAAAGGATTTCCATTTTCGCAATGAAATCATTGAAAAATACAAAGACCTTATCTACATGCATCTTGTAAACAATGATGCAGTATTGACCCAGGATAACGAGGTCAGAATTTTTACAGACGGGAAAGAAAAATTTAATTCACTTGTAGATGATATAAAAAGTGCAACCGATCATATTCACCTGCAATATTATATCTTCAAGAGAGACAATCTTGGGAAAAGCTTAATTACTCTCTTAACGGAAAAAGCCAGGGAAGGCGTTAAAGTCAGGCTTCTCTATGATGAACTTGGCTCAAGGAGCCTGCATAAAAGGGCATTTAAAGAGCTGATTGCTGCAGGAGGAGAAATTGAGGCCTTTTTCCCTTCGCGGCTGCATTTTATCAATCTAAGAATCAATTACCGGAACCACCGGAAAATTGCCATCATTGACGGACGGATTGGGTATGTTGGCGGTTTTAATGTCGGGGATGAATATCTCGGGCTGAATCCAAAGTTCGGGTATTGGCGTGATACCCATCTAAGAATCAGAGGAAGTGCTGTCCATTCTCTGCAGACCCGCTTTATCCTGGACTGGAACCAGGCTTCCCACCGCCATGATATTTTCTATGCTCCTGAGTTTTTTCCGCTGTGCGAGTCTCAGGATAGCGTAGGGATGCAGATTGTTACCAGCGGTCCGGATTCTGAATGGGAACAAATTAAAAATGGTTATATAAAAATGATTTCATCTGCTCGTAAGTCCATTTATATCCAAACCCCATATTTCATTCCTGATGCAAGTCTTCTGGATGCCTTGAAAATAGCTGCATTGTCAGGTGTGGAAGTAAATATTATGATTCCAAATAAACCTGACCACATGTTTGTTTATTGGGCCACTTACTCCTATATTGGGGAAATGCTAAAAGTAAATGCAAATATTTATATATACGAAAATGGCTTCATACATGCAAAAACCCTGATTGTGGATGAAAAAGTATCATCGGTAGGAACTGCGAATATAGACGTGAGAAGCTTCAGGCTCAATTTTGAGGTAAATGCTTTTATTTACGATCAGGATGTTTCAAAAGAACTGACTGAGAGCTTTAAGGAAGATGTCCAGCTATCAGCAAACCTGTCTGCAGGAGATTACAGAAATAGGCCCTTGAAGATAAAGTTGAAAGAATCCATCTCAAGGCTGCTTTCGCCAATATTATAA
- a CDS encoding S-ribosylhomocysteine lyase produces MPSVESFELDHNAVKAPYVRHCGVHKVGSDGLVNKFDIRFCQPNKQAMKPDVIHTLEHLLAFNIRTHAEKYDHFDIIDISPMGCQTGYYLVVSGEPSVEEIIDLLEATMEDAVEITEIPAANEKQCGQAKLHDLDGAKRLMRFWLQQSKNDLKQVFA; encoded by the coding sequence ATGCCTTCAGTAGAAAGCTTCGAGCTGGATCATAATGCTGTAAAAGCGCCTTACGTGAGGCACTGCGGTGTCCATAAGGTGGGCAGTGACGGACTAGTGAACAAGTTTGATATCCGGTTCTGCCAGCCAAATAAACAGGCGATGAAGCCGGATGTCATACACACACTTGAGCATCTGCTTGCATTTAATATCCGTACTCATGCAGAAAAATATGACCATTTCGACATTATTGATATTTCCCCGATGGGCTGCCAGACCGGCTATTATTTAGTGGTAAGCGGTGAGCCGTCAGTTGAAGAAATAATTGATCTGCTGGAAGCTACAATGGAAGATGCAGTTGAAATTACCGAAATCCCCGCGGCAAATGAGAAGCAATGCGGGCAGGCAAAGCTTCATGATCTTGATGGGGCAAAGCGTCTTATGAGATTCTGGCTGCAGCAATCAAAGAATGACTTGAAACAGGTTTTTGCATAA
- the yidD gene encoding membrane protein insertion efficiency factor YidD, whose protein sequence is MLKKILISIFRFYQIVISPLKPPTCRFYPTCSHYGLESVKRFGAFKGGWLTIKRILKCHPLHPGGVDLVPEQWPKKKKN, encoded by the coding sequence ATGCTTAAAAAAATTCTCATTTCAATATTTCGTTTTTATCAAATTGTGATTTCCCCGCTCAAGCCTCCTACATGCCGGTTTTATCCGACATGTTCCCATTATGGGCTGGAGTCAGTTAAGCGATTCGGCGCCTTCAAGGGCGGCTGGCTGACAATAAAACGGATCCTTAAATGCCATCCCCTTCATCCGGGCGGTGTCGACCTGGTTCCAGAGCAATGGCCCAAAAAGAAAAAGAATTAA
- a CDS encoding beta-class carbonic anhydrase yields the protein MKLLEEILNHNQQFVEEKKYEEFETTKFPNKKMVILTCMDTRLVELLPKALNVRNGDVKIIKNAGALVTHPFGSIMRSILIAVYQLQAKEVFVIGHHDCGMSGMKADAVVSSMKERGITDDALDTMTYSGIAADDWLRGFENVEDSVSHSVHMVKKHPLMPADVPVHGLVIHPGTGKLDLVVDGYEG from the coding sequence TTGAAACTTTTAGAAGAGATCTTAAACCATAACCAGCAATTTGTTGAAGAAAAAAAGTACGAAGAATTTGAAACAACGAAATTTCCTAATAAGAAAATGGTTATTCTGACTTGCATGGACACACGTTTAGTAGAACTTTTGCCAAAAGCGCTTAATGTAAGAAACGGTGATGTGAAAATCATTAAGAACGCGGGAGCCTTAGTAACCCATCCATTTGGAAGTATTATGAGAAGCATATTAATAGCTGTTTATCAGCTGCAGGCGAAAGAAGTGTTTGTTATTGGCCATCATGACTGCGGCATGAGTGGAATGAAGGCTGATGCGGTTGTCAGCAGCATGAAGGAGAGAGGCATTACTGACGATGCATTGGATACGATGACATACTCAGGAATCGCTGCAGATGATTGGCTAAGAGGTTTTGAAAATGTAGAGGATAGTGTATCCCATAGTGTACATATGGTGAAAAAGCATCCGCTGATGCCGGCAGATGTGCCTGTGCATGGGCTTGTTATTCATCCTGGCACAGGCAAGCTTGACCTTGTAGTGGACGGATATGAGGGTTAA
- a CDS encoding metal ABC transporter substrate-binding protein, which translates to MKKSFLIYILGLILVLSGCTGEKREESSSDKTMVYTTVYPLQYFTEQIGGEAIEVETIYPPGSDEHTFEPSQKDMMKLADSDLFIFIGLGLEGFVEKAKETLKNENVKMVAAGENIEFVHSDVNHDPAHEEHADEAEHEDEHADGHGAESSEEDHDHNHGDIDPHVWLDPLYSKELAESIKDALVEQMPDQKEQFEQNYMELAKKLDNLHSDFEQTVQSAKHKEFIVSHAAYGYWEERYGLDQISVSGLNSSSEPTQKELQKIIAEAKEHDLKYVFFEQNVSSRLTEILQKEIGAEPLMLHNLSVLTEENITENQTYFTLMEDNLASLKKALNK; encoded by the coding sequence ATGAAAAAGTCATTTTTGATATATATTCTAGGGCTAATCCTTGTTCTTTCTGGCTGTACAGGTGAAAAGAGAGAGGAGAGCAGCAGCGATAAAACTATGGTTTATACAACCGTTTATCCTCTACAATACTTTACTGAACAAATCGGAGGAGAAGCGATAGAAGTTGAAACCATCTACCCGCCGGGGTCGGATGAACACACATTTGAACCTTCTCAAAAAGATATGATGAAGCTGGCCGATTCAGATCTATTCATTTTTATAGGACTGGGTCTTGAGGGTTTTGTGGAAAAGGCAAAAGAAACATTGAAAAATGAGAATGTTAAAATGGTCGCCGCTGGAGAAAATATTGAGTTTGTCCACTCAGATGTAAATCATGATCCTGCACATGAAGAACATGCTGATGAAGCTGAGCATGAAGATGAACATGCTGACGGACACGGAGCTGAATCATCTGAAGAGGATCATGATCACAACCATGGAGATATCGACCCCCATGTTTGGCTGGATCCTTTATACTCGAAAGAATTGGCGGAATCAATTAAGGATGCTTTAGTGGAACAGATGCCTGATCAGAAAGAGCAGTTTGAACAAAATTATATGGAGCTTGCAAAGAAGCTTGATAATCTTCATTCTGATTTTGAACAGACAGTTCAAAGTGCAAAGCATAAGGAATTCATCGTTTCACACGCAGCTTATGGCTATTGGGAAGAACGGTATGGTCTGGATCAAATCAGTGTATCCGGTTTAAATTCTTCCAGCGAGCCTACTCAGAAAGAACTGCAGAAAATCATAGCAGAAGCAAAAGAACATGACTTAAAATATGTTTTTTTCGAACAAAATGTGAGCTCAAGACTGACTGAAATTCTGCAGAAAGAAATTGGCGCAGAACCGCTAATGCTTCATAATTTATCTGTCCTTACAGAAGAAAATATTACCGAAAATCAAACATATTTTACACTTATGGAAGATAATTTGGCTTCATTGAAAAAAGCGCTGAATAAATAA
- a CDS encoding cytochrome ubiquinol oxidase subunit I, protein MSDLLIARSLFGTTMGFHIIFATIGVGLPLMMLTAELLYQKTKDLDYVIMAKRWTKAFAVLLGVGIPTGTIAGTQLSLLWPGFMEVIGKVMALPFQIEIYAFFIEALFMSIYVYAAERIPPWMRISSLILVALGAFASAVLITNVHAFEGTPQGFRIVDGEIVDVDPWAAFFNPSFIVTAGHVALSAYTTGAFVVASVAAFKMLRTPFGTRVYNFHKKALMLSLIVGGIFSFLTAINGHESAQYLHEYQPEKLAAAEGLFETQSYAPLAIGGFTDRETQRVKWGIEIPWALSFLAGNSFDTEVVGLNDFPEEEWPPLFVHTLFNAMVGIGSLLILLSLIAFVWNKFLKRDHFPRFIMWAFVASGPLAVLGIEFGWVFACTGRQPWTIYRVLSTADSVTTAENLGILFILFALVYVVLGVAVVFVMLYYFKKNTVIDDINRAKQKNVPLYGSNT, encoded by the coding sequence ATGAGTGATTTATTGATTGCGAGGTCTTTATTTGGGACTACAATGGGCTTTCATATTATTTTTGCAACAATTGGAGTCGGCTTGCCGCTGATGATGCTGACAGCGGAACTTCTTTACCAGAAAACGAAGGATCTTGATTACGTCATTATGGCAAAAAGGTGGACTAAGGCATTTGCGGTGCTGCTTGGAGTAGGAATTCCGACAGGAACCATAGCAGGGACTCAGCTTTCCCTTTTATGGCCTGGTTTTATGGAGGTTATCGGCAAGGTAATGGCATTGCCATTCCAGATTGAAATCTATGCTTTCTTTATTGAAGCTTTATTTATGTCAATTTATGTGTATGCTGCCGAAAGAATCCCTCCATGGATGCGTATATCAAGCCTTATACTGGTAGCTCTTGGCGCTTTTGCCTCAGCTGTATTGATAACTAATGTTCACGCTTTTGAAGGAACACCACAGGGATTCAGGATTGTCGATGGTGAAATTGTCGATGTGGATCCATGGGCTGCATTTTTTAACCCAAGCTTTATCGTTACAGCAGGACATGTGGCACTATCAGCATATACAACAGGGGCATTTGTTGTAGCATCAGTTGCTGCTTTCAAAATGCTTAGAACTCCATTCGGAACACGAGTATATAACTTTCATAAAAAAGCACTTATGCTGAGTTTGATTGTCGGCGGAATTTTTTCTTTTCTAACAGCTATTAACGGGCATGAATCGGCTCAATACCTGCATGAGTACCAGCCGGAAAAACTAGCAGCAGCAGAGGGGCTGTTTGAAACTCAATCCTATGCTCCCCTTGCGATTGGAGGATTTACAGACCGTGAAACTCAGAGGGTTAAGTGGGGAATTGAAATTCCATGGGCACTAAGCTTTTTGGCGGGCAACAGCTTTGACACCGAAGTAGTGGGGCTGAATGATTTTCCTGAAGAAGAGTGGCCTCCGCTTTTTGTTCATACCCTCTTTAATGCGATGGTCGGAATAGGCTCATTGCTCATATTATTATCTCTTATTGCTTTCGTATGGAATAAATTCCTGAAAAGAGACCATTTTCCCAGGTTCATCATGTGGGCATTTGTTGCCTCAGGCCCGCTCGCAGTTCTTGGAATAGAATTCGGATGGGTATTTGCCTGTACCGGCCGTCAGCCCTGGACCATCTACCGGGTGCTGTCCACCGCTGATTCTGTTACGACAGCTGAGAATCTGGGGATTTTATTTATTCTTTTTGCCCTTGTGTATGTAGTGCTTGGAGTAGCAGTTGTGTTTGTTATGCTTTATTACTTTAAAAAGAATACTGTAATCGATGACATAAATAGAGCCAAACAGAAAAACGTTCCTCTATACGGATCAAACACATGA
- a CDS encoding cytochrome d ubiquinol oxidase subunit II has product MAEELLAITVLWGFVFIYAVMATMDFGAGFWSMIYFNRPKIKATNVANRYLSPTWEVTNTFIVAIVVAVYSLFPTAAYTLGTVLLIPGSIILLLLAIRSAFLVFSNIAEEYRKPLTYISGLSGILIPGLLISVLPITHGDFVEFSDGRQSLDLAHLFTSPNEYAFIGFAISSTLFLSSLLLADYSKASEEMEAYSVYRRDAIVLGPISIIMAFLIMFTLKREAFWIYEKMIDDMPLLLLSLGLFLIGGLALFLPSVNKKGVRGIPRLAVIAITLQYLAASYAYGKAHLPYIVYPEVTIASAFTDPSSFRAIFATYIAGFLILFPGFIYFWSLFMNDKRYLRQKQTKDPA; this is encoded by the coding sequence ATGGCGGAAGAATTACTGGCCATCACAGTGTTATGGGGATTCGTCTTCATATATGCGGTTATGGCGACAATGGATTTTGGCGCAGGCTTCTGGTCCATGATTTACTTTAATCGGCCTAAAATAAAGGCAACAAATGTGGCAAACCGATATTTATCTCCTACCTGGGAAGTGACAAATACCTTTATCGTCGCAATTGTAGTGGCAGTTTATAGCCTTTTTCCGACTGCAGCCTACACACTGGGAACTGTACTTCTAATACCAGGAAGCATCATATTGCTCTTACTGGCGATCCGCAGTGCATTCCTGGTGTTTTCCAACATTGCGGAAGAATACAGGAAGCCGCTCACCTATATTTCAGGCTTATCCGGAATTCTTATCCCCGGATTGCTCATCAGCGTTTTGCCCATCACCCATGGAGACTTTGTTGAATTTAGTGATGGCAGGCAATCTCTGGACCTGGCACATCTTTTTACAAGCCCGAACGAATATGCTTTTATCGGCTTTGCAATCAGCAGCACATTGTTTTTGTCTTCCCTTCTCCTCGCGGACTACTCAAAAGCCTCGGAAGAGATGGAAGCTTACTCAGTATACCGCAGGGATGCAATCGTGCTTGGGCCAATTTCAATCATAATGGCATTTCTTATTATGTTTACTTTGAAAAGAGAAGCATTTTGGATTTATGAAAAGATGATAGATGATATGCCTTTGCTTTTGCTGTCTCTTGGATTGTTTCTAATAGGAGGGCTTGCCCTGTTCCTGCCATCCGTAAACAAAAAAGGAGTTAGGGGAATTCCCAGATTGGCGGTTATTGCCATAACCCTCCAATACCTTGCTGCCAGCTATGCATATGGAAAAGCTCATCTTCCCTATATCGTCTACCCTGAAGTGACTATTGCTTCTGCGTTTACTGATCCAAGTTCATTCCGGGCCATATTTGCCACCTATATCGCAGGATTCCTTATCCTTTTCCCCGGGTTCATATACTTTTGGAGCCTTTTCATGAACGACAAACGATATCTTCGGCAAAAACAAACCAAAGACCCGGCTTGA
- a CDS encoding DUF1540 domain-containing protein, whose product MAQDVLCEVNNCAFWKNGNRCSADQIYVVSHTGKTADDSKETDCKTFEPH is encoded by the coding sequence ATGGCACAAGACGTACTATGTGAAGTTAATAACTGTGCTTTCTGGAAAAATGGAAACCGATGCAGTGCAGACCAGATATACGTAGTCAGCCATACTGGCAAAACGGCAGACGACTCCAAAGAAACAGACTGCAAAACGTTCGAACCGCATTAA
- the menC gene encoding o-succinylbenzoate synthase: MDIKTITLYRIAMPLKTPFSTHLGTVKDREGIIVEVTDKEGRKGYGEGVAFSSPWYTEETVETSYHVLKEFLIPILRNSDIKHPSDAGRVFNDLRRNQMAKAALEMALWDLAAKKEDISLSKFIGGKREQILSGVVVGAKTKEEVRRQIENYLESGYQRVKIKISPENDYELISEIRRYYPDLPIMADANSAYSLEDIDQLKRLDDFGLMMIEQPLEYDDIVDHAKLQKELQTPVCLDESIVTFNDARRAVELGSCKVINIKIGRVGGLGTAKKIHDYCLDKGIAVWCGGMLEFGISRAHNIALASLEGFSIPGDISASERYWEEDIILPEVTVKNGMIMVPDKPGIGYEINEKRLSEVTIAKECFVL, from the coding sequence ATGGATATAAAAACTATTACTTTGTATAGAATTGCGATGCCTTTAAAAACGCCATTTTCCACTCATTTAGGAACTGTTAAGGACAGAGAGGGAATTATAGTTGAAGTAACTGATAAAGAAGGACGGAAGGGATATGGGGAAGGAGTCGCCTTTTCTTCCCCCTGGTATACAGAGGAAACGGTTGAGACGAGCTATCATGTGCTAAAGGAGTTTCTTATCCCTATCTTGCGTAATTCGGATATTAAGCATCCTTCAGATGCAGGACGTGTTTTTAATGACCTGAGAAGGAATCAAATGGCGAAAGCAGCGCTGGAAATGGCTTTATGGGACTTGGCTGCAAAAAAAGAAGATATTTCTCTTTCTAAATTTATAGGCGGTAAGAGGGAACAGATCCTATCCGGCGTAGTTGTTGGCGCCAAAACTAAGGAAGAAGTTAGAAGACAAATTGAAAACTATCTGGAAAGCGGCTATCAAAGGGTCAAAATAAAGATCAGCCCCGAAAATGATTATGAATTGATCTCAGAGATCCGCCGCTATTACCCAGATCTGCCAATCATGGCTGACGCCAATTCAGCTTACTCATTGGAGGATATAGACCAGTTAAAAAGGCTTGATGACTTCGGGCTTATGATGATTGAACAGCCGCTTGAATATGATGATATTGTTGACCATGCAAAGCTTCAGAAGGAATTGCAAACACCGGTCTGCCTGGATGAAAGTATTGTTACCTTTAATGATGCCAGAAGAGCTGTCGAGCTTGGAAGCTGTAAAGTTATTAATATTAAAATTGGCCGGGTTGGAGGTTTAGGGACAGCAAAGAAAATTCATGATTATTGCCTGGATAAAGGGATCGCAGTCTGGTGTGGAGGTATGCTCGAGTTCGGAATCTCCCGTGCCCATAATATTGCGCTGGCTTCTCTGGAGGGCTTTTCCATTCCCGGTGATATTTCTGCATCAGAAAGATATTGGGAAGAAGATATTATTCTCCCTGAAGTCACCGTAAAAAACGGGATGATTATGGTTCCTGATAAACCGGGTATTGGTTATGAGATTAATGAGAAAAGACTGAGTGAAGTAACAATCGCAAAGGAATGCTTTGTCTTGTAG
- a CDS encoding o-succinylbenzoate--CoA ligase, translated as MEAHIVPNFLQKRAFLTPERPALSFLEKTYTFSEVYDRAYMIAGQLQAAGLTRGQFAGVLLRNHEDSVFILLALQLIDVKAVILNNRLTAEELIWQLDDSKSAFLLTESSFDGISQKAVNSLRGISAIHKEELFRKDPAEPALIEEVSLNEVCTVMYTSGTTGNPKGVLQTYGNHWWSAVGSALNLGLNENDSWLCAVPIFHISGYSILMRSIIYGMKMVLFESFHEKKAIKAISGEKVTIMSVVSTMLTRIADELKNEQLPDYFRCMLLGGGPAAKSLLEVCREKAIPVYQTYGMTETSSQIVTLAPEYSFSKLGSAGKPLFPSQLKIVNPNGELADPGEAGEILVKGPNVTKGYLNREEETAKKIKDGWLSTGDIGYVDQEGFLYVLDRRSDLIISGGENIYPAEVEGVLASHSQISDAGVIGMKDKVWGEVPVAFIAGEESLDKKEVTEYCLEKLAKYKVPKKIIMINEIPRNASKKILRRKLRELLGESGK; from the coding sequence ATGGAAGCTCACATAGTACCGAATTTCCTTCAAAAACGGGCATTCTTAACACCTGAACGCCCAGCCCTTTCTTTTTTGGAAAAAACCTATACATTTTCCGAAGTATATGATCGTGCATACATGATAGCAGGGCAATTACAGGCAGCCGGATTAACGAGAGGCCAGTTTGCAGGTGTGCTGCTGAGAAATCATGAAGACAGTGTTTTTATCCTTTTGGCGCTGCAGCTAATCGATGTGAAGGCCGTTATATTAAATAATAGGCTGACTGCCGAGGAATTAATTTGGCAACTGGATGATTCGAAGTCCGCTTTCCTTTTAACAGAGAGTTCCTTTGATGGAATTAGCCAAAAGGCTGTAAACTCTTTACGGGGAATTTCAGCGATACATAAAGAAGAGCTCTTCAGGAAAGATCCTGCCGAGCCGGCATTAATAGAGGAAGTAAGTCTTAATGAGGTTTGTACGGTCATGTATACATCCGGCACAACGGGGAATCCGAAAGGCGTTCTGCAAACCTACGGTAATCATTGGTGGAGTGCAGTGGGGTCTGCATTAAACTTAGGGCTGAATGAAAACGACAGCTGGCTGTGTGCTGTTCCGATTTTTCATATTAGCGGCTATTCCATTTTAATGCGAAGCATTATCTACGGCATGAAAATGGTTCTTTTTGAATCTTTCCATGAGAAAAAAGCCATCAAAGCCATTTCCGGCGAAAAAGTGACCATCATGTCTGTTGTGAGTACGATGCTTACCAGGATTGCAGATGAACTAAAAAATGAGCAGCTGCCGGACTATTTTAGATGTATGTTATTAGGGGGAGGTCCAGCAGCGAAATCTCTTCTGGAAGTTTGCAGGGAGAAGGCTATTCCTGTTTACCAGACTTACGGAATGACGGAAACTTCTTCACAGATTGTTACTCTGGCCCCGGAATACAGTTTCAGCAAATTAGGTTCAGCCGGAAAGCCTTTATTTCCTTCCCAGCTGAAAATTGTTAATCCGAATGGGGAGCTTGCGGATCCTGGAGAAGCGGGTGAGATTCTTGTCAAAGGTCCGAATGTGACGAAAGGGTATTTAAACCGTGAAGAAGAAACTGCGAAAAAAATAAAGGATGGCTGGCTCTCAACCGGAGATATAGGCTATGTCGATCAAGAAGGATTTTTATATGTACTTGATCGGCGTTCAGACTTAATCATTTCAGGCGGGGAAAATATTTATCCTGCTGAAGTTGAGGGTGTTCTTGCTTCACACTCCCAAATATCAGATGCAGGGGTGATTGGCATGAAGGACAAGGTTTGGGGTGAAGTGCCGGTCGCCTTTATTGCCGGAGAAGAAAGCCTGGATAAAAAAGAAGTGACAGAGTACTGCTTAGAGAAGCTGGCAAAGTATAAAGTGCCTAAAAAGATCATCATGATTAATGAAATTCCCAGGAATGCTTCTAAGAAGATATTAAGAAGGAAACTCCGGGAACTGCTCGGGGAAAGCGGGAAATAG
- the menB gene encoding 1,4-dihydroxy-2-naphthoyl-CoA synthase, with the protein MSAVEWVAGKKYEEIMYETYNGIAKITINRPQVHNAFTPRTVMELIDAFAYARDDENVGVIVLTGAGDKAFCSGGDQSVRGHGGYVGDDQIPRLNVLDLQRLIRVIPKPVIAMVKGYAIGGGHVLHIVCDLTIAADNAVFGQTGPKVGSFDAGYGSGYLARIVGHKKAREIWYLCRQYGAEEALDMGLVNTVVPLEKVEEETIKWCEEILEKSPTAIRFLKAAFNADTDGLAGIQQFAGDATLLYYTTDEAKEGRDAFKEKRKPDFGQFPRFP; encoded by the coding sequence ATGTCAGCTGTAGAATGGGTTGCAGGAAAAAAGTACGAAGAGATTATGTATGAAACATACAATGGAATTGCGAAAATTACCATCAATAGACCACAAGTCCATAATGCCTTTACTCCAAGAACCGTAATGGAATTAATTGATGCATTTGCGTACGCACGTGATGATGAAAATGTAGGTGTTATTGTCCTTACAGGTGCAGGAGATAAAGCATTTTGTTCAGGCGGAGACCAATCTGTCAGAGGACATGGCGGATATGTAGGAGATGATCAGATCCCTCGTTTAAATGTTTTGGATCTTCAGCGCTTAATCCGTGTCATTCCTAAGCCGGTTATTGCGATGGTAAAAGGCTATGCGATTGGCGGAGGCCATGTTCTTCATATCGTATGTGACTTAACGATTGCAGCTGATAACGCTGTATTTGGCCAAACAGGTCCTAAAGTGGGAAGCTTCGATGCAGGTTACGGTTCAGGATATCTTGCAAGAATCGTCGGCCATAAGAAAGCACGCGAAATTTGGTACCTGTGCCGCCAGTACGGTGCCGAGGAAGCTCTGGATATGGGGCTTGTTAATACAGTTGTGCCACTTGAGAAAGTGGAAGAAGAAACAATTAAGTGGTGTGAAGAAATTCTGGAGAAGAGCCCGACTGCTATCCGCTTCTTGAAGGCTGCTTTCAACGCCGATACAGATGGACTCGCTGGAATCCAGCAATTCGCCGGTGATGCAACTCTTCTATACTATACAACGGATGAAGCAAAAGAAGGCCGTGACGCATTCAAAGAAAAGCGCAAGCCGGACTTTGGCCAATTCCCGCGTTTCCCTTGA